A stretch of DNA from Vallitalea longa:
GCTTCATGGCCAGTTCTTAAAAGAGGAGACAGTGGGGTTAATGTGGAAAGCTTGCAATACCTATTAGTTTCTAAAGGTTATACGAAAATGAAAGTCGATGGCACTTTTGGTGATGAGACATATAGAAATGTCAAAGGATTTCAAACAGCAAGAGGACTAGAAAGAGATGGAATAGTAGGGGCAAAAACTTGGGAAAAATTAATAGTAACATTAAAACGTGGAGCAAAGAGTAATGCTGTAAAAGCGG
This window harbors:
- a CDS encoding peptidoglycan-binding domain-containing protein, with the protein product MKRNKRIICVLLVLFTVLSSSVLVNAASWPVLKRGDSGVNVESLQYLLVSKGYTKMKVDGTFGDETYRNVKGFQTARGLERDGIVGAKTWEKLIVTLKRGAKSNAVKAVQCQLGIDEDGDFGKGTESAVKVFQEGHGLKVDGIVGPTTWRYLLNY